One Streptomyces sp. L2 genomic window carries:
- a CDS encoding metallophosphoesterase, with product MTDTSDIRPAEGEAPAPRRSLPHRLLRYLPLVAPVLLWAVPCWVLLYGGQHWPPPVTLAGTALFVLGLAGMPLAMTRGHGRRQQDGAAIIGDTLLGASWVLFTWSVLLGVVLRLALTAAGVGHGQDRARIVTWAVLGVTAVLLAWGYAEARRVPRVRRLDVRLPRLGAGLDGTRVVLITDTHYGPLDRTRWSARVCETVNTLEADLVCHTGDIADGTAERRRAQALPLGTVRATRARVYVTGNHEYYSEAQGWVDLMDELGWEPLRNRHLLLERGGDTLVVAGVDDVTAESSGLAGHRAHLAGALDGADPGLPVLLLAHQPKFVDRAAAAGVDLQLSGHTHGGQIWPFHHLVRLDQPALAGLSRHGARTLLYTSRGTGFWGPPFRVFAPSEITLLVLRSPNRPASS from the coding sequence GTGACCGACACCAGCGACATCCGGCCCGCCGAGGGTGAGGCGCCGGCGCCGCGGCGGAGCCTGCCGCACCGCTTGCTGCGCTACCTCCCCCTGGTCGCCCCCGTCCTGCTGTGGGCCGTGCCCTGCTGGGTCCTGCTGTACGGCGGCCAGCACTGGCCGCCGCCCGTCACACTGGCAGGCACCGCCCTGTTCGTCCTCGGCCTCGCCGGTATGCCGCTCGCGATGACGCGCGGCCACGGCCGGCGCCAGCAGGACGGGGCGGCGATCATCGGTGACACGCTGCTGGGCGCCAGCTGGGTCCTGTTCACCTGGTCCGTCCTGCTCGGTGTCGTCCTGCGGCTCGCGCTGACCGCGGCCGGTGTCGGCCACGGCCAGGACCGGGCCCGGATCGTGACGTGGGCGGTCCTCGGCGTCACCGCCGTATTGCTCGCCTGGGGGTACGCCGAGGCCCGCCGCGTACCCCGCGTGCGCCGGCTCGACGTACGCCTCCCGCGCCTGGGCGCCGGACTGGACGGCACCCGCGTCGTCCTGATCACCGACACCCACTACGGCCCGCTCGACCGGACCCGCTGGTCGGCGCGGGTGTGCGAGACGGTGAACACCCTGGAGGCCGACCTGGTCTGCCACACCGGCGACATCGCGGACGGCACGGCCGAACGCCGCCGCGCCCAGGCCCTGCCCCTGGGGACCGTGCGGGCCACCCGGGCCCGCGTGTACGTCACCGGCAACCACGAGTACTACAGCGAGGCCCAGGGCTGGGTCGACCTGATGGACGAGCTGGGCTGGGAGCCGCTGCGCAACCGCCACCTGCTGCTCGAACGCGGAGGCGACACCCTCGTGGTCGCCGGCGTGGACGACGTCACCGCCGAGTCCTCCGGCCTGGCGGGCCACCGCGCCCACCTCGCCGGCGCCCTCGACGGCGCCGACCCCGGCCTGCCCGTGCTGCTCCTGGCGCACCAGCCCAAGTTCGTCGACCGGGCGGCGGCCGCCGGCGTCGACCTCCAGCTGTCGGGCCACACCCACGGCGGCCAGATCTGGCCCTTCCACCACCTGGTCCGCCTCGACCAGCCCGCCCTGGCCGGCCTCAGCCGACACGGCGCCCGCACACTCCTCTACACCAGCCGCGGCACCGGCTTCTGGGGCCCGCCGTTCCGCGTCTTCGCCCCCAGCGAGATCACCCTCCTCGTCCTCCGCTCCCCGAACCGGCCGGCCTCGTCGTAG
- a CDS encoding serine/threonine-protein kinase gives MSENGSGGRVQPACPGDPARIGPYRIVGRLGSGGMGTVHAGVTSDGMRVAVKVVHPGQAQDPEFRARFRREVHLSSRVTGPHLVPLLAADPDAGTPWLATAYVPGPTLNQHVGAHGPLDEGSLFAFAAATAQALTAIHAAGVVHRDVKPQNVLLTPSGPRLLDFGIAHAADGTSVTRTGVMTGTPGWISPEQYRQGTAGPAGDVFAWGALVAYAATGRLPFGTGAPDVVAFRVMSGEADLDGVPAALRAIVEKALAQEPGDRPSAAEAARECAVRLASEATQVGGTAPGSAAPAVDMVAAVWNVPAGDDPSWQLTAGPKQPRKRLVGGLILAAGVIGGLAGGVAALLPGTGSGPHTSAAASASASASSSSAGSARPSGKTVNGDAAAKQQTPSGTTATAESWSLARAAQGAGEHDVARAVLHDEGVVGQELGDGVVFSPGAVRFHEARQEVYLSYTLSSDEQGAMYAETEIARNMCLTARDVVLRLHPDLPYRRYVMVREEPGQGPEVTWQDDFVTNSRCHVAAEDGTGQDPDGNAQDWAPDEDGLGQAMIPSTDGDEIRVADRLARKTIQRSNAMRQTLGTDRVLGNAEIKVGFDPGNGVMYVWSDYAPWAAEGKAESWAAMAAGEACRALVAQRESAGDAWPYSRYAVAQIGGSHYLMMRWGDATTRAACPA, from the coding sequence GTGAGTGAGAACGGCTCCGGCGGAAGAGTCCAGCCGGCCTGCCCCGGTGACCCCGCCCGCATAGGCCCGTACCGGATCGTCGGGCGGCTCGGCTCGGGGGGCATGGGCACCGTCCATGCCGGAGTGACGTCCGACGGCATGCGCGTGGCGGTCAAGGTGGTCCATCCCGGGCAGGCGCAGGATCCCGAGTTCCGTGCGCGGTTCAGGCGGGAGGTGCACCTGTCCTCCCGGGTCACCGGGCCGCATCTCGTCCCGCTGCTCGCCGCCGATCCGGACGCGGGGACGCCGTGGCTGGCCACCGCCTACGTGCCGGGGCCGACGCTGAACCAGCACGTGGGCGCGCACGGGCCCCTCGACGAGGGAAGCCTGTTCGCGTTCGCCGCCGCGACGGCGCAGGCGCTGACCGCGATTCACGCCGCGGGCGTGGTGCATCGCGACGTGAAGCCGCAGAACGTGCTCCTCACCCCGTCCGGGCCCCGACTGCTGGACTTCGGCATCGCCCACGCCGCCGACGGCACCAGCGTCACCCGGACCGGGGTGATGACCGGTACCCCCGGCTGGATCAGCCCCGAGCAGTACCGTCAGGGCACCGCGGGTCCGGCGGGCGACGTCTTCGCCTGGGGAGCGCTCGTGGCGTACGCGGCAACGGGCCGGCTGCCGTTCGGGACGGGCGCGCCCGACGTGGTGGCCTTCCGGGTGATGTCGGGCGAGGCCGATCTGGACGGCGTCCCCGCCGCCCTGCGCGCGATCGTGGAGAAGGCGCTGGCCCAGGAGCCAGGTGACCGCCCTTCCGCCGCCGAAGCCGCCCGTGAGTGCGCGGTCCGGCTGGCCTCCGAGGCGACCCAGGTGGGGGGCACCGCCCCGGGATCGGCGGCGCCGGCTGTGGACATGGTCGCCGCCGTGTGGAACGTCCCGGCCGGGGACGATCCTTCGTGGCAGTTGACCGCCGGCCCTAAGCAGCCGAGGAAGCGGCTGGTCGGCGGCCTCATTCTCGCTGCGGGCGTCATCGGCGGCCTGGCCGGAGGGGTGGCGGCGCTGTTGCCCGGGACGGGGAGCGGCCCGCACACGTCGGCGGCGGCCTCGGCCTCCGCGTCCGCCTCGTCCTCCTCCGCCGGTTCCGCGCGGCCGTCCGGGAAGACGGTGAACGGCGACGCGGCGGCGAAGCAGCAGACCCCGAGCGGCACCACCGCGACCGCGGAGAGCTGGAGCCTGGCCAGGGCCGCGCAGGGCGCTGGCGAGCACGACGTGGCGCGCGCGGTCCTGCACGACGAGGGGGTCGTAGGGCAGGAGTTGGGCGACGGCGTCGTCTTCTCCCCGGGGGCCGTGCGGTTCCACGAGGCCCGCCAGGAGGTCTACCTCTCCTACACGCTCAGTTCCGACGAGCAGGGCGCGATGTACGCGGAGACGGAGATCGCCAGGAACATGTGCCTGACGGCGCGGGACGTCGTCCTGCGTCTGCACCCGGATCTGCCGTACCGCCGGTACGTGATGGTACGGGAGGAGCCGGGTCAGGGTCCCGAGGTGACGTGGCAGGACGACTTCGTCACCAACTCCCGGTGCCACGTGGCCGCCGAGGACGGCACCGGGCAGGACCCGGACGGCAACGCGCAGGACTGGGCGCCGGACGAGGACGGCCTCGGGCAGGCGATGATTCCCAGCACCGACGGCGACGAGATCCGGGTCGCCGACCGCCTCGCGCGGAAGACCATCCAGCGCAGCAACGCCATGCGCCAGACCCTCGGCACGGATCGCGTCCTCGGCAACGCGGAGATCAAAGTGGGTTTCGACCCCGGCAACGGGGTGATGTACGTCTGGTCCGACTACGCACCATGGGCAGCCGAGGGGAAGGCCGAGTCATGGGCGGCCATGGCCGCCGGTGAGGCGTGCCGGGCCCTCGTGGCTCAGCGGGAGAGCGCAGGCGACGCGTGGCCGTACTCCCGCTACGCCGTGGCGCAGATCGGCGGAAGCCACTACCTGATGATGCGCTGGGGCGACGCCACCACGCGGGCCGCCTGCCCTGCCTGA
- a CDS encoding N-6 DNA methylase: MSTPDAVPVSLAEIARIAGVGRAAVSNWRRRHDSFPNRIGGTDVSPQFSLTEIEQWLRDHGKLTDIGGKELLWPRFELLASRNESGLAVAEAARRMRTARARISHPELSPQARALVAEAGRLGRAEGPRDTFEFLLQRWLETHVRQLSTTPPPLATLMARIALAVRLGPGGDGLTVLDPACGTGHLLAAAAREYGGPGLELLGCERDPAPAALASARLGFVADDRPARVRIATTDSLRDDPFSGTRAGIALCNPPFNERDWGYEELAADRRWSHGLPPRTEPELAWVQHLLSHLEPGGAAVVVLPPAVASRRAGRRVRGSLLRTGALRAVVALPPGSAQPHSVSLQLWVLRAAADGSATPPPAQDVLLVDATGFARPGTREPSPDWDALGTFVLTALTVLDQPGQEPPDSAVRVPLLDLLDDEVDVTPGRYTASASEPSSKELAQKWGVFGSLLTDLADHARHLSALGTATSTATSTATSTQQTTTTVGDLVKAGALTLRTGQQPPDDNAPVGGTAVPLLTVADLLLDGTPSGPPVEGDGHAVAEEGDVVVAGVSRAFRAWVHEGPPVALGPQLYALRADPGKLDAHFLAGCLRAPANGRQAGTHASSSSRVDIRRLQVLQLPLEQQVAYAETFRRLGAFETLLTEAGGLGRELAGDFNDRLAAGGLGI, translated from the coding sequence ATGAGCACCCCGGACGCCGTACCCGTCAGCCTGGCCGAGATCGCCCGGATCGCCGGCGTCGGACGCGCCGCCGTGAGCAACTGGCGCCGGCGCCACGACTCCTTCCCCAACCGGATCGGCGGCACCGACGTCAGTCCGCAGTTCTCCCTGACCGAGATCGAACAGTGGCTGCGCGACCACGGGAAGCTGACGGACATCGGCGGCAAGGAACTCCTCTGGCCACGCTTCGAACTGCTCGCAAGCCGGAACGAGTCGGGTCTTGCCGTCGCCGAGGCCGCCCGCCGTATGCGGACCGCCAGGGCGCGGATCAGCCACCCCGAACTCTCCCCGCAGGCCCGCGCGCTGGTGGCCGAGGCGGGCAGGCTGGGGCGGGCGGAGGGGCCGCGCGACACCTTCGAGTTCCTGCTGCAACGGTGGCTGGAGACCCATGTCCGGCAGCTCAGCACCACGCCACCGCCCCTCGCCACGCTGATGGCCCGGATCGCCCTCGCCGTCCGCCTCGGACCAGGAGGTGACGGCCTGACCGTGCTGGATCCCGCGTGCGGCACCGGCCACCTGCTGGCAGCCGCCGCGCGGGAGTACGGCGGTCCGGGCCTCGAACTGCTGGGCTGCGAGCGGGATCCGGCGCCGGCCGCGCTGGCGTCCGCCCGGCTCGGCTTCGTCGCGGACGACCGCCCCGCCCGGGTGCGGATCGCCACCACCGACTCCCTGCGGGACGATCCGTTCAGCGGAACCAGGGCCGGCATCGCGCTGTGCAACCCGCCGTTCAACGAACGGGACTGGGGGTACGAGGAACTCGCCGCCGACCGGCGGTGGAGCCATGGCCTGCCCCCGCGGACGGAGCCCGAACTGGCCTGGGTGCAGCACCTCCTGTCCCACCTGGAGCCCGGCGGTGCCGCCGTGGTCGTCCTGCCGCCGGCGGTCGCGTCCCGCAGGGCGGGCCGGCGGGTCCGTGGCTCGCTGCTGCGCACCGGAGCGCTGCGGGCGGTGGTGGCCCTGCCTCCGGGCAGTGCCCAACCCCACAGCGTGTCCCTGCAGTTGTGGGTGCTGCGCGCGGCGGCGGACGGCTCCGCCACCCCTCCCCCGGCCCAGGACGTGCTCCTGGTGGACGCCACGGGCTTCGCCCGGCCGGGAACGCGCGAGCCGAGCCCCGACTGGGACGCTCTCGGCACCTTCGTCCTCACCGCGCTGACGGTCCTCGACCAGCCCGGTCAGGAGCCGCCGGACAGCGCCGTACGGGTTCCCCTGCTCGACCTCCTGGACGACGAGGTGGACGTCACCCCGGGGCGCTACACCGCGTCGGCGTCCGAACCGTCGTCGAAGGAACTGGCCCAGAAGTGGGGCGTGTTCGGGTCACTGCTGACCGACCTGGCCGACCATGCACGGCATCTGTCCGCGCTCGGCACCGCGACCAGCACCGCGACCAGCACCGCGACCAGCACCCAGCAGACCACGACGACAGTGGGAGACCTGGTCAAGGCCGGCGCGCTGACGCTGCGCACAGGTCAGCAGCCCCCCGACGACAACGCGCCCGTCGGCGGGACCGCCGTACCCCTCCTCACCGTCGCCGACCTGCTGCTCGACGGCACGCCCAGCGGTCCGCCGGTCGAAGGCGACGGTCATGCCGTCGCCGAGGAGGGCGACGTGGTGGTCGCCGGAGTGAGCCGGGCGTTCCGGGCGTGGGTCCATGAAGGGCCGCCGGTGGCCCTGGGCCCCCAGCTCTACGCCTTGCGGGCGGACCCCGGGAAGCTGGACGCCCACTTCCTCGCCGGATGTCTGCGCGCACCGGCCAACGGACGCCAGGCCGGCACGCACGCCTCCAGTTCCTCGCGGGTCGACATCCGGCGTCTCCAGGTGCTCCAGCTGCCGTTGGAGCAGCAGGTGGCGTACGCAGAGACGTTCCGCCGCCTCGGCGCTTTCGAGACGCTGCTCACCGAGGCCGGCGGCTTGGGCAGGGAACTGGCGGGCGACTTCAACGACCGGCTCGCGGCAGGCGGGCTCGGCATCTGA